The Plasmodium relictum strain SGS1 genome assembly, chromosome: 9 genome window below encodes:
- a CDS encoding spermidine synthase, putative, giving the protein MEKLSMNKTKLALTLLGGLCSFAFYHLRRKFNFSYILFSKKWFSEYSLMWPGQAFSLEIKKIIYQTKSKFQNVLVFESKTFGNVLVLDGVIQLTEKDEFSYHEMMTHIPMTVHESAKNILVVGGGDGGIIRELCKYECVENIDICEIDEKVIEVSKKYFKNISCGFSDKRVHIFIEDASIFLDDITNTYDVIIIDSSDPIGPAETLFNQKFYEKVYNALKPNGVCIAQCESIWIHVGTIKRMISFTKKIFKKVEYANISIPTYPCGCIGLLCCSKTDNGLSKPIKKLDSKEFEDLKYYSYENHIASFKLPTFVLKEIKNA; this is encoded by the exons atggaaaaattaAGTATGAATAAGACTAAATTAGCCCTTACATTATTGGGAGGTTTGTGTTCTTTTGCATTTTATCATTTGAgaagaaaatttaacttttcatatattttattttcaaaaaaatggTTTAGTGAATATTCCTTAATGTGGCCAGGCCAAGCCTTTAGTTtagagataaaaaaaataatttaccaAACTAAATCAAAATTCCaa aATGTTTTAGTTTTTGAAAGTAAAACATTTGGAAATGTATTAGTTTTAGATGGAGTAATACAATTAACAGAAAAAGATGAGTTTTCATATCATGAAATGATGACGCATATACCTATGACTGTACATGAAAGTGCTAAGAATATTTTAGTTGTTGGAGGAGGTGATGGAGGAATAATACGTGAATTATGTAAATATGAATGTGTTGAAAATATTGATATTTGCGAAATAGATGAAAAGGTTATAGAAGTAtccaaaaaatattttaaaaatattagttGCGGGTTTAGTGATAAAAGAGTACACATTTTTATTGAAGATGCTAGTATATTTTTAGATGATATAACAAATACATATGATGTTATAATTATAGACAGCTCTGATCCAATTGGACCCGCTGAAACATTATTTaatcaaaaattttatgaaaaagtatataatGCCTTAAAACCTAATGGAGTTTGCATAGCTCAa TGTGAATCTATATGGATACATGTTGGAACAATAAAAAGAATGATAAGtttcacaaaaaaaatatttaaaaaagtggAATATGCAAATATTAGTATTCCTACATATCCATGTGGATGCATAG gtTTACTTTGTTGTTCTAAAACAGATAATGGTTTATCAAAACCAATTAAAAAACTAGATTCAAAAGAATTTGaagatttaaaatattatagcTATGAAAATCACATAGCCTCCTTTAAATTACCAACATTtgttttaaaagaaattaaaaatgcttaa